A window of Bacteroidota bacterium contains these coding sequences:
- a CDS encoding DUF853 family protein gives MDVKQSFIEKLALDYTFKGASLHLGAAILNGECLSGSEVKIPLKTLNRHGLIAGATGTGKTKTLQNIAEGLSKNGIPVLMMDIKGDLSGIAQAGSTNPKIEERSAKIGVPFQPASFPVELLSISQQNGVRLRATVSEFGPVLFSKILELNDTQQGVVALVYKYADDKQLPLVDLKDFKKLLNYVTNDGKAEITEAYGAISTATSGTILRKIVELEQQGAELFFGEKSFDVEDLTRIDENGKGIISIMRLTDIQDKPKLFSTFMLSLLAEVYATFPEEGDLDQPKLVVFIDEAHLIFKEASKALQDQIESIIKLIRSKGVGIFFCTQNPSDIPSAVLSQLGLKVQHALRAFTAVDRKMIKLTAENYPITDFYKTDELLTSLGIGEAAITALNEKGNPTMLVATLLCPPTSRMDILNEAEISSLIAASPLVKKYAETIDRESAFEMLNAKIKNAVEQQEQTEVRKPQKQEKTTFEKIIASPVTRSIGVTVAGALTRGLLGALGLGGRSSKKKSSFF, from the coding sequence ATGGATGTTAAACAAAGTTTTATCGAAAAGCTTGCATTAGATTATACTTTCAAAGGAGCCTCTTTACATTTAGGTGCAGCAATTTTAAATGGGGAATGCTTATCCGGAAGTGAAGTTAAAATTCCCTTAAAAACACTGAATCGTCATGGCTTAATTGCAGGCGCTACCGGTACCGGTAAGACCAAAACACTACAAAATATTGCAGAAGGATTATCGAAAAATGGAATTCCGGTATTGATGATGGATATTAAAGGCGACCTCAGTGGAATTGCCCAAGCCGGTAGCACAAATCCTAAAATTGAAGAGCGAAGTGCCAAAATTGGAGTGCCTTTCCAACCTGCAAGCTTTCCTGTAGAACTGCTCAGCATCTCCCAGCAAAATGGCGTGCGCCTCAGAGCAACAGTTTCGGAATTTGGCCCTGTGCTATTTTCAAAAATATTAGAACTGAACGACACCCAACAAGGTGTGGTTGCACTCGTATATAAGTATGCCGATGATAAGCAATTGCCTTTAGTGGATTTAAAGGATTTTAAAAAATTATTGAATTATGTCACCAACGACGGCAAAGCAGAAATTACTGAAGCTTATGGGGCAATAAGCACGGCTACCTCAGGAACCATCCTTCGAAAAATTGTGGAACTAGAGCAACAAGGCGCTGAATTGTTTTTTGGTGAAAAATCATTTGATGTGGAGGACTTAACACGCATTGATGAAAATGGAAAAGGAATAATTAGCATCATGCGCCTCACCGATATTCAAGATAAACCAAAGCTTTTCTCCACTTTTATGCTTAGCCTGTTGGCAGAAGTGTATGCGACTTTTCCGGAAGAAGGGGATTTAGATCAGCCCAAATTAGTAGTATTCATTGACGAAGCGCATTTAATCTTTAAGGAAGCGAGTAAGGCATTACAAGATCAAATTGAAAGTATCATAAAATTAATACGCTCCAAAGGAGTTGGAATATTTTTCTGCACCCAAAATCCAAGTGATATTCCGTCAGCAGTATTAAGTCAACTTGGCTTAAAAGTGCAACATGCCTTACGCGCATTTACAGCCGTGGATAGAAAAATGATAAAGCTCACCGCCGAAAATTATCCCATTACCGATTTTTATAAAACAGATGAATTGCTTACCAGCCTTGGAATCGGCGAAGCTGCGATAACTGCTTTAAATGAAAAAGGTAATCCAACTATGCTCGTTGCTACTTTGCTTTGCCCACCAACTTCTCGCATGGATATTTTAAACGAGGCTGAAATTAGTAGCTTAATTGCTGCGTCTCCCTTGGTAAAAAAATACGCCGAAACCATCGACCGTGAAAGTGCATTTGAAATGCTGAATGCCAAAATTAAGAATGCGGTGGAACAGCAAGAGCAAACGGAAGTAAGAAAACCGCAAAAGCAAGAAAAAACAACTTTCGAAAAAATAATTGCCAGTCCGGTTACCCGAAGTATTGGCGTTACCGTTGCAGGTGCACTAACACGTGGATTACTTGGTGCACTTGGACTTGGGGGAAGAAGCAGTAAAAAAAAGAGCTCCTTTTTTTAA
- a CDS encoding T9SS type A sorting domain-containing protein → MKQKSKTALLSLLALFLILPAIQLSAQSNFKNKIAPKQMGSKEMQTVNGNTAPYCANIGFELQNFSGWKCFSGTAASATWATCPLDPLPTLNYLVDSIPGMPNTNTFPIAGQARYTLLTDILRHDTIARNPITGAYEIPYLSPGGSAAAVRLGNSLIGGEVEKLTNTFYLTDTSSVLYVNFATVQQSEQHAQNSQPFFSFKILDSTGVPLSGICSAYCLWSSSGNSNYFNIPQNSPYSLFPSFTLTYRNWTSIPINLQGIPNQKITIEFSNGDCANFGHFGYSYVDAYCGNDYSHYLYSVGDSMSVLVAPPGFASYQWVDSSGAVIAGATNDTLIVNNPIGELNFTVKLNTGIEFPCASDFYIHLSNTLSSAPQSAKIINFEVFPNPASKMFRFNYQLQKNSDVMLELTNILGETIWQKKISNQNPAKYSDVVDVSFLPAGIYSLSIQSNGERLTRKIVLN, encoded by the coding sequence ATGAAGCAAAAAAGCAAAACAGCACTGCTAAGTTTATTAGCATTATTCCTAATCCTGCCAGCTATTCAGCTAAGTGCACAATCTAATTTTAAAAATAAAATTGCTCCTAAACAAATGGGCAGCAAGGAAATGCAAACGGTAAATGGCAATACAGCACCATATTGTGCTAACATTGGTTTTGAATTGCAGAATTTTTCAGGTTGGAAGTGCTTTTCTGGAACGGCTGCCAGTGCTACATGGGCAACTTGCCCGCTTGATCCGCTACCGACCTTGAATTATCTTGTAGATTCCATTCCTGGAATGCCAAATACTAACACCTTTCCGATTGCAGGACAAGCACGATACACACTTTTAACGGATATACTTCGTCATGATACAATAGCGAGAAATCCGATTACCGGAGCATACGAAATCCCCTATCTTTCACCTGGAGGTTCGGCTGCAGCTGTCCGTTTAGGCAACTCACTAATTGGCGGAGAAGTTGAAAAGTTAACAAATACGTTTTACTTGACAGATACCTCTTCGGTTTTATATGTTAATTTTGCCACTGTTCAACAATCTGAACAACACGCTCAAAATTCACAACCTTTTTTTAGTTTTAAAATACTTGATTCAACCGGGGTACCCTTAAGTGGTATTTGCAGTGCATATTGTTTGTGGTCAAGTTCCGGAAACTCTAATTATTTCAATATACCTCAAAATTCCCCATATTCCCTTTTTCCTTCATTTACTCTTACGTACCGCAATTGGACAAGCATCCCAATTAATTTACAAGGAATCCCTAATCAAAAAATTACGATTGAGTTCTCTAACGGTGACTGCGCTAATTTTGGACATTTTGGCTACTCTTATGTTGATGCCTATTGCGGGAATGATTATTCCCATTATCTTTATTCTGTAGGCGATAGCATGTCTGTTTTAGTTGCCCCTCCGGGATTTGCAAGCTATCAATGGGTAGATAGTTCAGGAGCAGTAATAGCAGGAGCCACTAATGATACTTTAATTGTAAATAATCCTATTGGTGAGTTAAATTTTACTGTAAAATTGAATACCGGAATTGAATTTCCATGTGCAAGTGATTTCTATATTCATCTTTCCAATACCTTGTCATCAGCGCCACAAAGCGCAAAAATTATTAACTTTGAAGTGTTTCCAAACCCAGCATCAAAAATGTTTCGATTTAATTACCAGCTGCAAAAAAATTCAGATGTTATGCTTGAATTGACGAACATTCTGGGCGAAACCATTTGGCAGAAAAAGATATCGAATCAAAATCCTGCGAAGTACTCCGATGTGGTAGATGTTTCATTTTTACCTGCAGGAATATATTCACTAAGCATCCAATCGAACGGAGAACGATTGACCCGGAAAATTGTTTTGAATTAA
- a CDS encoding cation:dicarboxylase symporter family transporter — protein sequence MLLLTLRWIAIALICFWGYKRKSLTVWIFISMLLGAEVGYDFPAFAINLKVISTAFLKLIKTIIAPLLFGTLVVGIAGHSNIKQVGRMGIKSLIYFEVVTTIALFIGLAAINISKAGVGINFSALAPATDKIEVVKQTPSDIFLHIFPENIAKSIAEGQVLQVVIFSILFAIAMAMLSHDKRKPMLDFAESLSEIMFKFTHVIMYFAPLGVGAAIAYTVGSMGFGVLVNLFQLLTTLYVALIAFIILVLLPIALLFKVPIRKFIQAIGEPVSIAFATTSSEAALPSAMEAMERIGVPRKIVAFVMPTGYSFNLDGTTLYLSLASVFVAQAAGIEMSFGHQLLMVFTLMLTSKGVAGVPRASLVILLGTAASFNLPTEPIFIILGIDALMDMARTSVNVIGNCLASVVIAKWEGEFVEK from the coding sequence ATGCTATTACTTACACTTCGATGGATTGCCATAGCCCTTATCTGCTTTTGGGGATATAAACGGAAATCCCTCACGGTCTGGATTTTTATAAGTATGTTGCTTGGCGCAGAAGTAGGCTATGATTTTCCTGCATTTGCTATAAACCTAAAAGTAATTAGCACTGCCTTTTTAAAACTCATAAAAACCATTATTGCGCCATTGCTTTTTGGGACATTGGTGGTTGGAATTGCCGGTCATTCTAACATTAAGCAAGTTGGAAGAATGGGAATTAAATCACTTATTTATTTTGAAGTGGTAACCACCATTGCACTATTTATTGGCTTAGCTGCTATAAATATAAGCAAAGCCGGTGTGGGTATTAATTTTTCAGCCCTGGCACCTGCTACCGATAAAATTGAAGTGGTAAAACAAACTCCATCCGATATTTTTCTACACATTTTTCCCGAAAATATTGCCAAATCAATTGCCGAAGGTCAGGTATTACAAGTGGTTATTTTTAGTATTTTATTTGCTATTGCGATGGCAATGCTTTCGCACGATAAACGTAAACCCATGCTCGATTTTGCAGAGAGTTTGAGCGAAATCATGTTTAAATTTACCCATGTAATCATGTATTTTGCACCGCTTGGAGTGGGCGCAGCTATTGCCTACACAGTAGGTTCGATGGGTTTTGGAGTGCTGGTTAATTTGTTTCAATTGCTCACTACACTTTATGTAGCATTAATTGCATTTATAATCTTGGTGCTGTTGCCAATTGCTCTATTATTTAAAGTTCCGATTCGAAAATTTATTCAAGCCATCGGTGAACCGGTGTCGATTGCTTTTGCAACAACCAGCAGTGAAGCGGCCTTGCCCAGTGCCATGGAAGCAATGGAAAGAATTGGAGTTCCGCGTAAAATTGTAGCTTTTGTAATGCCCACCGGTTATAGTTTTAATTTAGATGGAACTACACTTTATCTCTCACTTGCTTCCGTTTTTGTGGCGCAAGCAGCCGGTATTGAAATGAGTTTTGGACATCAATTGCTAATGGTTTTTACACTAATGCTCACCAGTAAAGGGGTTGCAGGAGTGCCAAGGGCCTCTTTAGTTATTTTGTTAGGAACAGCTGCTTCATTTAATTTACCAACAGAGCCAATTTTTATAATTTTAGGAATTGATGCCCTTATGGATATGGCACGCACTTCGGTTAATGTTATCGGCAATTGCCTTGCATCGGTGGTTATTGCAAAATGGGAGGGAGAGTTCGTTGAAAAATAA
- a CDS encoding T9SS type A sorting domain-containing protein, giving the protein MKAIACHFTFISIVFLVHTAFAIQVIKEDTYYWNSSQNHWHYTLSVYHYPNQLGQDTLQMVWDTTQNINFQRYRFQYNAQGLETNWVHQTSSITNPAWVNANMRVTAYDTLNNVISIKKYSNPFNFMMLTDTIAYAYLYDAAHNNRIIEKITKNYHPQVLPYYADIKDSFAYGINNEIIEQYAATYNLNASKWIKTSRFSNYNYLNTSYDKPLSYEYYTADTSNTWKLSGRKLFQYLNNNGLIVSTQMWYDWLNNYEQYNQITSTFDSCSHAMLFTFAHWNSGINDWVIDVSSKHLNTYSSDSCRLAEHIEQKWDSNLMQYVNYIRNEFVDYSAFIGVKEADKTIVNISVSPNPAAEKVVLSYSLKQEGQVIISLRTLLGADIFVSKSIIQSPGSYQPIIDVTSLSTGVYFLTLEVNGRKEVRKIIVPERF; this is encoded by the coding sequence ATGAAAGCAATTGCTTGCCATTTTACGTTTATCAGTATAGTTTTTCTGGTTCATACAGCATTCGCCATTCAGGTAATAAAGGAAGATACTTATTATTGGAACAGTTCGCAAAACCACTGGCATTATACGTTAAGTGTATACCATTATCCCAATCAATTGGGACAAGATACCCTTCAAATGGTTTGGGATACTACCCAAAACATAAACTTTCAGCGCTACCGATTTCAATACAATGCACAAGGTTTAGAAACGAACTGGGTGCACCAAACCTCGAGCATTACGAATCCGGCCTGGGTTAACGCAAACATGCGGGTTACTGCCTATGACACGCTCAATAATGTTATTTCCATTAAGAAATATTCCAATCCCTTTAATTTTATGATGCTCACCGACACTATCGCCTATGCTTACCTGTATGATGCTGCTCACAATAATCGAATTATTGAAAAAATTACCAAAAATTACCATCCTCAAGTTCTCCCTTATTATGCGGATATTAAAGATTCATTTGCTTATGGAATAAACAATGAAATTATTGAGCAATATGCTGCGACATATAACCTAAACGCTTCCAAGTGGATTAAAACTTCGCGTTTTTCTAACTATAATTATTTGAATACTAGCTATGATAAACCGCTGAGCTACGAGTACTATACCGCTGATACATCCAATACTTGGAAGTTGAGTGGACGCAAATTATTTCAGTACTTGAACAACAATGGATTAATTGTCTCCACACAAATGTGGTATGATTGGCTGAATAATTATGAACAATACAATCAAATCACTAGCACATTCGATTCTTGTTCCCATGCAATGCTCTTTACATTTGCGCATTGGAATTCGGGCATTAACGACTGGGTTATTGATGTTTCGAGCAAACACTTGAACACTTACTCAAGTGACTCCTGCAGATTAGCAGAGCATATTGAACAAAAATGGGATAGTAACTTAATGCAATATGTGAATTATATTCGAAACGAATTTGTTGATTACTCTGCTTTTATTGGTGTGAAAGAAGCGGATAAAACAATTGTGAATATTTCGGTTTCACCCAATCCGGCAGCTGAAAAAGTTGTGTTGAGTTATTCTTTAAAGCAAGAAGGACAGGTAATTATTTCACTTAGAACTTTGCTGGGAGCTGATATTTTTGTTTCAAAATCCATTATCCAAAGTCCAGGTTCTTATCAACCTATTATTGATGTAACTTCACTTTCGACAGGCGTCTATTTTCTTACTTTAGAAGTTAATGGAAGAAAAGAAGTTCGAAAAATAATCGTTCCTGAGCGCTTTTAA
- the smpB gene encoding SsrA-binding protein SmpB: MKEVNIKNRKASFEYSFIDKYEAGIQLTGTEIKSVRESEANIADAFCTFFNDELFVRNMHISAYKEGTYNNHEAKRDRKLLLNKKELKKLSGKLKDKGLTIVPLRLFIADSGYAKLEIALAKGKKSYDKREDLKSKDARREMDRRMKD, translated from the coding sequence ATGAAGGAAGTTAACATCAAGAACCGAAAGGCTAGTTTTGAATACAGTTTTATTGACAAATACGAAGCCGGCATCCAATTAACCGGAACCGAAATTAAATCCGTTCGCGAAAGTGAAGCGAATATTGCTGATGCATTTTGTACTTTTTTTAACGATGAACTTTTTGTACGCAACATGCACATCAGTGCTTACAAGGAAGGGACTTATAATAACCACGAAGCGAAACGCGATCGAAAATTGTTGTTAAATAAGAAGGAACTAAAAAAACTTAGCGGAAAATTAAAAGATAAAGGATTGACAATTGTTCCTTTGCGCCTTTTTATTGCCGACAGTGGTTATGCAAAACTAGAAATAGCACTTGCAAAGGGTAAAAAAAGTTATGATAAACGCGAAGATTTAAAATCGAAAGATGCGCGTCGTGAGATGGATAGAAGAATGAAAGATTAA
- a CDS encoding M20/M25/M40 family metallo-hydrolase, with protein sequence MKKIQLLLLLSSITCLKIMAQEINVKEIYRDVYFLANDKLEGRATGQKGCESAANYLAKRFSQIGLIPKGDNGTYLKAYQVKVPANPHATVDSAAKEIHSANVLGFIDNKAENTIVIGAHYDHLGMGNDGNSLDANPKGKVHNGADDNASGVAGLLALASYYQKNNSTEKNNFLFICFSGEELGLYGSKKFCENPAVSLDKIDFMLNMDMIGRLDSLNRLLIYGVGTAPEFVSIVNANNTNFKLKLDSSGIGPSDHTSFYLKDIPVLHFFTGQHSDYHKPSDDAQKVNYGGEKKVLEYIVKLINELDKLPKLKFTKTRNADSENAPKFKVTLGIMPDYVFEGVGVRADGVSDGKPASKAGLVKGDVIVKLGDIVVKDMQTYMEALSKFKKGDSTKVEVQRGKESKIFDLTF encoded by the coding sequence ATGAAAAAAATTCAACTCCTTTTACTGCTAAGTTCAATCACTTGCCTTAAAATAATGGCGCAAGAAATTAATGTGAAAGAGATTTACCGAGATGTTTATTTTTTAGCAAACGACAAACTGGAAGGCAGGGCTACCGGCCAAAAAGGATGTGAGTCAGCCGCTAACTATTTAGCGAAGCGATTCAGTCAAATTGGACTTATCCCGAAAGGCGATAATGGTACTTATTTAAAAGCCTATCAGGTAAAAGTTCCTGCTAATCCTCATGCAACAGTTGATTCGGCAGCCAAAGAAATTCACAGTGCCAATGTGCTTGGTTTTATTGATAATAAAGCCGAAAACACAATTGTGATTGGAGCACATTACGACCATTTAGGAATGGGTAACGATGGCAATTCACTGGATGCTAATCCCAAGGGAAAAGTGCACAATGGTGCCGATGACAATGCTTCGGGAGTGGCTGGCTTACTTGCACTGGCGAGCTATTATCAAAAAAACAACAGTACCGAAAAAAATAATTTTCTGTTTATCTGCTTTTCCGGTGAAGAGTTGGGTTTATATGGTTCGAAGAAATTTTGCGAAAATCCGGCTGTTAGTTTGGATAAAATTGATTTTATGCTCAATATGGATATGATTGGGCGATTAGACAGCCTAAATCGCTTGTTAATTTATGGGGTAGGAACTGCACCTGAATTTGTTTCGATTGTAAATGCAAACAATACTAATTTCAAATTAAAATTAGACAGCTCCGGCATTGGTCCGAGTGATCATACTTCCTTTTATTTAAAAGATATTCCGGTGCTTCATTTTTTTACCGGGCAGCACTCCGATTATCATAAACCCAGCGACGATGCTCAAAAGGTGAATTATGGCGGCGAGAAAAAAGTATTGGAATATATAGTGAAACTGATTAATGAATTGGATAAATTACCCAAATTAAAATTCACTAAAACGCGCAATGCCGATAGTGAAAACGCACCCAAATTTAAAGTAACCCTAGGCATTATGCCCGATTATGTTTTTGAAGGAGTTGGCGTAAGAGCGGATGGAGTAAGCGATGGAAAACCTGCATCCAAAGCAGGTTTGGTGAAAGGTGATGTAATTGTAAAATTAGGTGATATCGTTGTAAAAGATATGCAAACTTATATGGAAGCACTCTCTAAATTTAAAAAAGGCGATAGTACAAAAGTAGAGGTGCAACGAGGTAAAGAAAGTAAAATTTTTGACCTTACTTTTTAA